From the Anaeromyxobacter dehalogenans 2CP-1 genome, the window GACGAGCAGGCCGATGCGCGCGACCGAGCCGTTCGCCGGCACGGGCAGGACGCCCCGGAGCCCGTCGCAGCCGTCCGGCACCGCGCCGCTCGCCGGGCCGAGCACCCGCGCCTCCACGCCGAGGCCACCCAGCGCGCGGGCCAGCCCGAGCGCGTGGCGGTTCACGCCGCCGTCGTGGGACAGGTCGTACGGCGTGACGATGCAGACGCGCACGGCCGGATCCCTAGGGCGTGCCGGCCGGCGGCGCCCCCGGGGCGCCGTGCCGGGCCCCGCCCGCGGCCGCTCCCTCGCCGTGGCGGAGCATCTGGTGGATCACCCACAGCCGCCCGAGCGCGGTGCCGCCGGCGCCGAGCGCCACCAGCGCGCAGGTGGTCTCGAGTAGCGGCGACACGGCCGCGGCGGGCGCGAACGACGCTGCGAGCAGCGCCGCCATGAGCATCACCACCCGGTGCGGCCGCTCCAGGCCGAAGGTCGGGCAGGAGACGCCCAGGCCCTCGCCGCGGGCCCGGGTGTACGACACCATCATCGAGGCGGAGAGCGCGCCCACCGCCCACAGCATCCCGGAGCGGTCCGGGAATGCCGCCGCGAGGCCGCCGAACATGGCCATCTCGGAGACGCGGTCGAGGTTCGAGTCGAGGAACGCGCCCGCCTTGGTCTGCGTGCCGGTGCGGCGGGCCAGCTCGCCGTCGAGCAGGTCGCACCAGGAGCCGTAGACCAGCAGCAGGAACGCCCAGCCGAAGCCCCCCATCCCGACCGCCACGCCGGCCGCCGCGGTGAGCGCGGTGCCGATGGCGGTGACGCCGTTCGCGGTGAGCCCGGCCGCGTTCGCGGCGCGCAGCAGCGGCCCGCTCACGAAGTACGCCCACCGGCCCAGGATCCCGATGATCCCGCGCCGGCCGGTGAAGCGGGCCGGCTCGGGCGGGCGCACCACCGCGTACGCCAGGGCGGTGGCCGCGCCGAGGGCCAGGTGGGCGAGGATCGCGAGTCGCGCGCCGGTCGGCATCGCCGGCTAGCCGACCGCGGCCTGCTTGGCGGCCTGCGCCGCCGCGTCGGCGTACTCGCGCAGCTTCGCGAACAGGTTCGTCTGCTGCTGGAAGAGGTCGTGCACCGCGCCGTTGCCGGCCGCGGTCACCGGGCTCTTGAAGAAGAAGGAGAGCCACTCCTGCGGCCCCTTCTCCCCGGCCCGCTGCGCCAGGTCGGCGAGGATCGCGAGGTCGACGGCGAGCGGCGCCGCCAGGATCGAGTCGCGGCACTGGAAGTTGACCTTGATCTGCATCGGGTAGCCGAGCCACCCGTAGAGATCGATCGCGTCCCAGCCTTCCTTGTTGTCGCCGCGCGGCGGGTAGTAGTGGATCGTGACCTTGTGGTCGATGTCCCCGTAGAGCTCGGGGTGCTGCTTCGGCGACAGGATCGAGTCGAGCACCGAGAGCTTCGAGACCTCCTTGGTCTTGAAGCTGGCGGCGTCGTCGAGGACCTCGCCGTCGCGGTTTCCGAGGATGTTCGTGGAGAACCAGCCGTCGAGCCCGAGCAGCCGCGCGTGCAGCATGGGGGCGATGGTGGTCTTCATCAGCGTCTGGCCGGTCTTGAAGTCCTTGCCGCCGGTGACGATGCCCTCGCGCTCGGCCAGCTCGCGGAGCGCCGGGGTGTCCTGCGAGAGGTTCGGCGCGCCGTTCATGAACGGCAGCCCGGTCTTCATCGCGGCGTAGGCGTACACCATCGACGGCGCGATGGTCGGGTCGTTCCGGTCGAGCGCGGCCTCGAACGCCTCCAGCGAGGCGTGGGCCGGGCCGATCTCGGCGTAGACCTCGGTCGAGCCGGTCCACACCATGACGCCGCGGGCGCAGCGGTGCTTCTCCATGAAGCCGCGGATGTCGGCCTGCAGCGCCTCGGCCTTCTCGCGCAGCGAGCCCTTCTTGACGTTCGGGCCGTCGAGGCGGCGCACCCACTCGGTGTCGAACACCGCCGGCATGGGCTTGATGGCCTCGAGCTCCGCCTTGAGCGGCTCGAGGTGGTCGCGGTTCAGCACCCGGGCGCGACACGCGGCCGCGTACACGTCGTCCGGAATGGGGTCCCACCCGCCGAACACGAGGTCGTCGAAGGACGCGAGCGGCAGCACATCCTTGATGAGGCGGCCGTGGTTGTGGCCGTCGTCCAGGAAGTGGCCGAGCTGGGTGAGCGACCCCACCGGCTGCGCCAGCTTCTTGCGGACGGCGTGGACCCCGGCGATGGCGGTGGTGGCGACGGCGCCCATGCCAGGCATGAGCACCGCCAGCTTTTCCCCCTTGCGCAGGGGCTTCAGACCGGAAACGATTTTCATGTGCACACCTCTGGGCGGTGGCCGCGAAGGGCGCGGCGCCTCCTCTTCCTGCCCCCGCGCTCCGGAAGGCTGCACGCCGCCCAGGAACGCCTGACGGCAGAACGGGCTGCCGGTGGCCGGGTTTCTACCTCATGGCGGGCCCGGGCGAAAGGGTAAGGCGCACGCCGTCGGCCCGCGCTCACCGGCGGCCGGCCGCGTTGGGCCGGGCGAAGCGCACGTCGTGGACCCGCGCGCCGGGCTCCATGAAGCGCAGCAGCGCCTCGCCCTCGGCGGCCAGCGCCAGCCGCGCGGCGCCCTCGAGCGCGGCGAACGGCTCCACCACGAGCGCCGTCCCGCGCCGCCCGCGCTCGGTGCGCCAGGTCCCGGCCACCCGCCCGTCCACCAGGAAGCACGCGCGCACCAGCCCGTTGTTCGTCACCACCAGCGGGCGGTGCGCGTCGTCGATGAAGCGGCGCCGGTCGGCGTGGGCGAGCAGCAGCGCGTCGAACTCCCCCAGGAACCGCACCGGCGCGGCCACGTCCTCGGGCGGGCGCGGCGCGTCGGCGAGGTCCACCAGCTCGCGGCCGTCCTCGTCGCGAAAGGTGCGCAGGTCCGCCCCGAGCCCCTCGAGCGCCTCGCGCACGGCGCCGAGGCCGGTGAAGGTGGCGAGGTCGGCGGCGCTGGCCGGTCCGACGGCCGCGAGCGCGCGGCGCAGGAGCGCCTGCAGCGCCGCCGCGGGCTCGCAGGCGCGCCCCAGCCACGCCTCCGCGTCCGCGAACGCCGCCGCGGCCGGCCAACCCCAGGGCGCGGCCGCCTCGGGGACCTGCACCAGCGGGACGCCGTAGCGCACCGCCAGCGAGGCCGCGTGCAGGTCGGCGCGCGGGAAGCGCTCCGCCACGAGCGCCCGCAGCGCGTCGAAGGTGCGCGGCGCCTCCGCCAGCCAGCCGCGCGCCGCCTCCGCCAGCGCCGGCCGGTCGACGGTCTCCAGCTTCCGGCCGGCGGCGCTGCGCAGCGCCGGCTCGAGCGAGGGGCCGAGCGCGGCGCGCAGGCGCAGGAAATCGCGGGCGGAGAGCAGGTGCAGGGTGCCGCGCAGGAACGGGGCGCGCACGATCTCGCGCGCCAGCGCGGCCCGCGTCAGGTCCACGGGCACGAAGCCGTCGAGCCGCGTCCAGAGCGCCAGGAACGGCGGCCGGGCGAGCTGCGCCTGCAGGCAGAGGAGCCGCTCCAGGGCGCGCACCGGCGCCGCCCGCTCGCGGGCGAGGAGCAGCTGGCGGGCGAGCGTGGCGCGGTTCAGCGCCCGGCGGGTGAGGAGCGGCGGGGGCATTCCGCCGACAGTGTACCCCTGGCCTCCGTCGCGCGGGCGCCCGGCCGCCCGGCGGCGCGCGCGGCCGGTTGCGGCCGGTTGCGGCCGGTCGCACCGGTGCGGATCGTCGTCGCGGGAGGGGAACGCGATGCGGAGGGCGGACGGTCTTTGGCGGCGGCGCGCGGGGGCGGTGGCGGACCTGCCCGCGCGCCTGGCGCTCGGCAGCAGCATGCTCTACCACGGGCTGTCCAAGCTGCGCGGCGACGGGCCGGCGCAGACGGCGCGGATGTTCGAGGGGCTCGGGCTCCGGCCCGGCCGCGCGCTCGCGATGGCGACCGGCCTGGCCGAGACGTTCGCGGGCGCGGCCGCCATCCTCGGCATCGCCACCGCCCCTGCGGCGCTGGCGGTGATCGTGACGCAGGCGGTCGCCATCCGGAAGGTGCACGCGCCGAACGGCTTCAACGTCGTGAAGGGCGGCATGGAGTTCAACCTCGCGCTCGTCGCGATGGCGCTCGCGCTGCTCGCCGAGGGGCCGCGGACGGTCTCGGCGCACCACGCGGCGCGCCGGCTGGCGCGTCGGCACGGCCTGCCGGCCCTCCTCGCCGCCGGGCGCCCGGGCCGCGTCGAGCGCGCGCTCGCCGTCCTCGGCTGACCGCCCGGCCTGCGCCGGCCCGGCGTCCCCGCCCCCCCCGGCGAGCGCCGGGACGGCGGGATGCGCGCCACCGCCCACCCACGCGGGTGAGCGGAGGTGGACCTGGGCCGAATGTCACGGGATTATGCGCTCGGCCTCCTTGTTTCCCGACGGGCGAGCGCGCGAAGCGTGAAATACGCGGTCCGCTGCCCCGTAGGGCCGGGCACGCACATGACCGCATCCGAGCTTTCCACCGACGGTTCCATCCTGCTCCGCGCGCTCGCGGTGCCGCAGCACGGGTTCCCGCTCGTGACCACGCGCCGCCGCGCCGGGCTCGCGCTCGCGCTCGCCACCGCCGCCGCGCTCGCCACCGCCGCCGCCGTGCTCCCGAGCACCGACTTCGGGGCCGCGGCCCTGGCGGCCGACCGCGGCGAGGACGGCGCCGAGCTGACCGTCAGCCAGCGCGAGGACAACGCCGCCACCGCGCGCAAGCTCGGCCTGATCGCCGGCTGGGCCGGCGCCGCCGCGCTGCCCGCGCTGCTCGCGGTGGCCGCCGCGGGCTGCCTGTTCGTCGGCTTCCGCGTCGCCGGCGCCCGCCCGGACTTCAAGGCCACGCTGGCGGTGACCGCGCACGGGATGCTGCCGGTGTGGCTGCGCGGGCTGCTCGCCATCCCGGCCGCGCTGGTGCACGCGCCGCTCGCGCCGGCCGACGTGCCGCGGCTCGTGCCCTCGAGCCTCGCCGCGCTCGTCCCGTCGGCGCCGCCGCCGCTCGCCGCCGCGCTCGGCGCCGCCGACCTGTTCACCGTGTGGGCGCTCGTGCTGGTGGCGGTCGGCATGGCCCGCGCCGCGGGGACCTCGCGCCTGCGGGCCGCGGTCGTGACGCTGGTGCTCTTCGCCGCCTACGTGGCGCTCTTCCAGGTGGTCCCCGCCGCGCTGTCGGCGGGCGGCCCCGGCCCCCGCTAGCACAAGGACCCGAGACCGCATGCGCTCCCTCGCCGCCGCGCTCCTCCTCGCCCTCGCCTCCGCGACGCGCGCCCAGGCCCCCATCACGCTCGACGACGCGCTCGCGCAGGCCGCGCGCGCCAACGCCGACCTCTCCATGGCGCGCGCCGACCGCGGCATGGCCGCCGCCGACCGCGGCCAGGCGCGCGCCGCGGTGCTGCCGCGCCTCGACCTCGACGCCGGGTTCGGCCACAGCTTCATCGGCCGCGCCTCCGGCGCCGGAGCGCTCATCGACCCGATCACCGGGCAGGTGACCGTGATCGGCGTCGCGAGCGACTCCGAGGCCTACAGCGCCTCGCTCTCGCTCTCGCAGCCGCTCTTCGACTGGGCCCGCTTCAAGGACCTCGACCGCGCCCGCTGGGGCGCCCGCGCCAGCGACCGCGGCTACGACGAGACCGCGCTGTCCGTCTCCTTCGAGGTCACCCGCCGCTTCTACGACCTCGTGAAGCAGGAGCGGAGCCTCGAGGTGCTGCAGAAGACCGTGACGCGCTCGCAGGAGCTGGTGGACCGCGCCGAGGCGCTGTTCACCGCCGGCCGCGCGCCGAAGAGCGACACCTACTCGGCCCGCGTGAACCTGCAGAACGACCGGATCGCGGTGGAGGGGCAGCACATCCGCGTGGCGCAGGCCCGCACCGCGCTCGCCCAGGTGCTCGGGCGCATCGACGCCGAGGCGATCTCGGTGGTGGCGCCCGCGGCGATCGACGCGCCCGGCGTCCCCGGCGCCGAGCCTCCCCCGGCCGACGCGCTCCTCGCCCGCGCCCGCGAGCGCCGCCCGGCGGTGCTGGCCCAGGCGGCCTCGGTGCACGCGGCCCGCGCCGGGGTCGGCGGCGCGCAGGCGGGCTACCTGCCCACGGTCTCGGCGGTGGGCTCCTACGCGCGGCAGGGCACGGTGCTCGGCGGCCAGGGCGGCGTCTACGGCGACCCCTCGCGCGACTACAGCGCCTCCGCCCAGGTGGTCCTCTCCTGGAACCTGTTCGAGGGGTTCGGCACCTCCGCCCGCGTGCAGCGCGCCTCGGCCTCGCTCGACCGCGCCCGCGCCGACGAGGACCGCACGCTCCAGGCGGTCGCGAAGGAGATCGGCGACGCGCGGGCGGCGACGGTGGCGCTCGCCCGGCAGGTGGCGCTCGCCACCGACACGCTCACCATCGCGCAACAGTCCCTGGCGCTCGCCACCGAGCGGCTGGAGGCGGGCCTCGCCAACCAGCTCGAGCTCCGCGACGCCAATCTCAAGCTGACGCAGGCGGAGCTCTCGCTCCTCGAGTCCCGCATCGATCACGCCGTGGCGGTCGCCGAC encodes:
- a CDS encoding CDP-alcohol phosphatidyltransferase family protein, with protein sequence MPTGARLAILAHLALGAATALAYAVVRPPEPARFTGRRGIIGILGRWAYFVSGPLLRAANAAGLTANGVTAIGTALTAAAGVAVGMGGFGWAFLLLVYGSWCDLLDGELARRTGTQTKAGAFLDSNLDRVSEMAMFGGLAAAFPDRSGMLWAVGALSASMMVSYTRARGEGLGVSCPTFGLERPHRVVMLMAALLAASFAPAAAVSPLLETTCALVALGAGGTALGRLWVIHQMLRHGEGAAAGGARHGAPGAPPAGTP
- a CDS encoding inositol-3-phosphate synthase, encoding MKIVSGLKPLRKGEKLAVLMPGMGAVATTAIAGVHAVRKKLAQPVGSLTQLGHFLDDGHNHGRLIKDVLPLASFDDLVFGGWDPIPDDVYAAACRARVLNRDHLEPLKAELEAIKPMPAVFDTEWVRRLDGPNVKKGSLREKAEALQADIRGFMEKHRCARGVMVWTGSTEVYAEIGPAHASLEAFEAALDRNDPTIAPSMVYAYAAMKTGLPFMNGAPNLSQDTPALRELAEREGIVTGGKDFKTGQTLMKTTIAPMLHARLLGLDGWFSTNILGNRDGEVLDDAASFKTKEVSKLSVLDSILSPKQHPELYGDIDHKVTIHYYPPRGDNKEGWDAIDLYGWLGYPMQIKVNFQCRDSILAAPLAVDLAILADLAQRAGEKGPQEWLSFFFKSPVTAAGNGAVHDLFQQQTNLFAKLREYADAAAQAAKQAAVG
- a CDS encoding winged helix DNA-binding domain-containing protein, giving the protein MPPPLLTRRALNRATLARQLLLARERAAPVRALERLLCLQAQLARPPFLALWTRLDGFVPVDLTRAALAREIVRAPFLRGTLHLLSARDFLRLRAALGPSLEPALRSAAGRKLETVDRPALAEAARGWLAEAPRTFDALRALVAERFPRADLHAASLAVRYGVPLVQVPEAAAPWGWPAAAAFADAEAWLGRACEPAAALQALLRRALAAVGPASAADLATFTGLGAVREALEGLGADLRTFRDEDGRELVDLADAPRPPEDVAAPVRFLGEFDALLLAHADRRRFIDDAHRPLVVTNNGLVRACFLVDGRVAGTWRTERGRRGTALVVEPFAALEGAARLALAAEGEALLRFMEPGARVHDVRFARPNAAGRR
- a CDS encoding DoxX family protein, translating into MADLPARLALGSSMLYHGLSKLRGDGPAQTARMFEGLGLRPGRALAMATGLAETFAGAAAILGIATAPAALAVIVTQAVAIRKVHAPNGFNVVKGGMEFNLALVAMALALLAEGPRTVSAHHAARRLARRHGLPALLAAGRPGRVERALAVLG
- a CDS encoding YIP1 family protein, producing MTASELSTDGSILLRALAVPQHGFPLVTTRRRAGLALALATAAALATAAAVLPSTDFGAAALAADRGEDGAELTVSQREDNAATARKLGLIAGWAGAAALPALLAVAAAGCLFVGFRVAGARPDFKATLAVTAHGMLPVWLRGLLAIPAALVHAPLAPADVPRLVPSSLAALVPSAPPPLAAALGAADLFTVWALVLVAVGMARAAGTSRLRAAVVTLVLFAAYVALFQVVPAALSAGGPGPR
- a CDS encoding TolC family protein translates to MRSLAAALLLALASATRAQAPITLDDALAQAARANADLSMARADRGMAAADRGQARAAVLPRLDLDAGFGHSFIGRASGAGALIDPITGQVTVIGVASDSEAYSASLSLSQPLFDWARFKDLDRARWGARASDRGYDETALSVSFEVTRRFYDLVKQERSLEVLQKTVTRSQELVDRAEALFTAGRAPKSDTYSARVNLQNDRIAVEGQHIRVAQARTALAQVLGRIDAEAISVVAPAAIDAPGVPGAEPPPADALLARARERRPAVLAQAASVHAARAGVGGAQAGYLPTVSAVGSYARQGTVLGGQGGVYGDPSRDYSASAQVVLSWNLFEGFGTSARVQRASASLDRARADEDRTLQAVAKEIGDARAATVALARQVALATDTLTIAQQSLALATERLEAGLANQLELRDANLKLTQAELSLLESRIDHAVAVADLARAAGGTL